A window of the Candidatus Paraluminiphilus aquimaris genome harbors these coding sequences:
- the rnhB gene encoding ribonuclease HII, which yields MIVAGCDEVGRGPLAGDVVAAAVILGEYTPEGLTDSKKLSEKKRLRLYSEIENHAIAFGIGRASVSEIDELNILNASLLAMKRSVEALGIKPDHVLVDGNKLPTWEYSAEAVVGGDALIPSISAASILAKVTRDQELIALDQHYPEYGFAKHKGYPTAQHIAAIKAHGVLPIHRRSFGPIARLLQT from the coding sequence ATGATCGTAGCGGGATGCGACGAAGTCGGGCGAGGCCCCCTAGCCGGCGATGTCGTCGCTGCGGCCGTTATTCTTGGTGAGTACACGCCTGAAGGACTCACAGACTCTAAAAAACTGTCGGAGAAAAAACGGCTGCGTTTGTATTCTGAGATTGAAAATCACGCAATTGCGTTCGGTATCGGCCGGGCGAGTGTAAGTGAAATTGATGAGCTCAATATTTTAAATGCCTCATTGCTCGCCATGAAGCGCTCGGTCGAAGCCCTGGGTATTAAACCCGACCACGTGCTTGTTGACGGCAACAAGCTTCCTACCTGGGAGTACAGTGCTGAGGCGGTGGTAGGTGGTGACGCGTTGATTCCGTCTATCAGTGCGGCTTCAATTCTCGCCAAGGTGACACGTGATCAGGAGTTGATTGCACTGGATCAACACTACCCTGAGTACGGTTTTGCTAAGCATAAGGGCTACCCTACCGCACAGCATATCGCGGCAATTAAAGCACACGGTGTCTTGCCCATACATCGCCGTAGTTTTGGTCCAATCGCCCGTTTGCTACAAACGTAA
- the dnaE gene encoding DNA polymerase III subunit alpha: protein MDPKFVHLRVHSEFSLTDGLVRVGPLMKSVAAADMPSVAVTDRTNFFGLIKAYKAAEREGVKLIIGADFEVLEDDERRYQATFLAQSAEGYRNLTLLISQAYQEGQILGRPLLRRDWIQARSQGLIALSGGRLGDVGQHLVAGRRQEAKAALEWWMSLFPDRYYVELQRTGRENEEDYLHAAVALAAEENCPVVATNEVCFLTPEEYDAHEARVCIGDGRTLNDPRRPRHFSDQQYLRSPDEMIALFADIPEAIENTIHIAARCSTEIELGKAYLPDFPTPEGVSIEQHLEDLSNEGLDKRLAALNIDDDEVYRARLKFELDIINQMGFPGYFLVVMDFIRWGKANGIPVGPGRGSGAGSLVAYALEITDLDPIEYDLLFERFLNPQRVSMPDFDVDFCMDRRDEVIDYVAETYGRNAVSQIITFGTMAAKAVVRDVARVQDKPYALADKMSKLIPFEVGMTLEKALEQEEQLVNLLEEDGAAQEIWDMAVQLEGLTRNAGKHAGGVVIAPSQLTDFSPLFCDEEGHGLVTQYDKNDVEDAGLVKFDFLGLRTLTIIDWAVAMINEREDIASPVDINQIPLDDGAVYSLLQSAETTAVFQLESRGMKELIKSLRPDCFEDIIALVALFRPGPLQSGMVENFIDRKHGREQVSYPDAQYQHEWLQPILEPTYGIILYQEQVMQIAQELAGYTLGGADLLRRAMGKKKPEEMAKQRSVFEGGAKDKGVDPTLAMKIFDLVEKFAGYGFNKSHSAAYALVSYQTAWLKRHYPSEFMAAVMSSEIDNTDKLLSLRDECKRMGLTVKAPNVLEGKLHFSVNADGHIIYGLGGIKGLGEGPIDDLLEARGNLPFSDLFDLCSRTDPRKVNRRALEALIKSGALDELGAERSVLMSALDDALRAAEQSAANEAAGMGDLFGEVVPSAENGDPYRDHRRARAWTLRDILAGEKESLGSFLSGHPMDEFQQEVRKFSPRSIRELTAGSKQWVAGLIVDVRLVKTQRGTMAVLQLDDGTGQIEATAYSEVYEQNRDLLVKDQIVLADGRLQMDDFRGQLSLRAKSFTTLEAARSSRVRELKVGLSTDAVKRGVSSELKRAFSAHSGDCPIVVEYKQPAGSAMLRFGERWRVTPTDTLLDQLKELVGQDAVELVYER from the coding sequence ATGGATCCCAAATTCGTTCATCTTCGTGTTCATTCAGAGTTTTCGCTCACCGACGGTTTGGTGCGTGTAGGGCCTCTGATGAAGTCGGTGGCCGCAGCGGATATGCCGTCGGTGGCTGTGACGGATCGGACTAATTTCTTTGGGTTGATTAAGGCTTATAAGGCCGCTGAGCGTGAAGGCGTAAAGCTCATTATAGGGGCCGATTTTGAGGTACTCGAGGACGATGAGCGCCGTTATCAGGCGACGTTTTTAGCACAGTCCGCAGAGGGTTATCGAAACCTCACACTTCTTATTTCTCAGGCTTATCAGGAAGGTCAGATCTTGGGTCGACCTTTGCTAAGACGTGATTGGATTCAAGCGCGAAGTCAGGGTTTGATTGCATTGTCTGGTGGCAGGCTAGGTGACGTGGGTCAGCATCTGGTTGCAGGAAGACGCCAAGAGGCAAAAGCCGCACTTGAGTGGTGGATGTCGCTGTTCCCGGATCGTTATTACGTTGAGCTTCAGCGAACGGGTAGAGAGAACGAAGAGGACTATCTTCACGCAGCGGTGGCACTGGCAGCTGAAGAAAACTGCCCGGTGGTGGCGACAAACGAAGTCTGCTTTCTCACGCCAGAGGAATATGATGCCCACGAGGCGAGAGTCTGTATCGGTGATGGTCGAACGCTAAATGATCCGCGCCGGCCACGGCACTTTTCAGATCAGCAGTACCTTCGATCTCCCGATGAGATGATTGCGTTATTTGCCGATATTCCAGAGGCAATCGAGAATACGATTCACATCGCGGCTCGTTGCTCGACTGAAATAGAACTGGGTAAAGCGTATTTGCCTGATTTCCCAACACCTGAAGGGGTAAGTATCGAGCAGCACCTCGAAGATTTATCTAACGAGGGACTCGATAAGCGGCTGGCAGCGCTCAATATTGACGATGATGAAGTGTATCGTGCGCGTCTCAAATTTGAGCTCGATATCATCAATCAAATGGGGTTCCCGGGCTACTTTTTGGTTGTTATGGACTTCATCCGCTGGGGTAAGGCAAACGGCATACCGGTGGGGCCAGGCAGGGGTTCTGGTGCAGGATCTCTTGTCGCTTATGCGCTCGAAATTACCGACTTGGATCCGATCGAATACGATCTCCTTTTTGAGCGATTTTTGAATCCGCAACGGGTTTCCATGCCCGATTTTGATGTCGATTTCTGTATGGATCGCAGGGATGAAGTGATCGATTATGTTGCGGAAACATACGGTCGAAACGCCGTATCTCAGATCATCACATTCGGCACCATGGCGGCAAAGGCGGTTGTACGAGATGTTGCGCGTGTGCAGGACAAGCCTTACGCATTGGCCGATAAGATGTCCAAGCTCATACCCTTTGAGGTGGGTATGACGCTGGAAAAGGCGCTTGAGCAGGAAGAGCAATTAGTCAACCTTCTCGAAGAAGACGGCGCTGCCCAAGAGATTTGGGATATGGCGGTCCAGCTCGAGGGATTGACCCGAAACGCAGGCAAGCACGCAGGTGGTGTCGTCATTGCGCCCTCACAGCTAACAGATTTCTCGCCCTTGTTTTGTGATGAAGAGGGGCATGGGCTCGTCACTCAATACGACAAGAACGATGTTGAGGATGCGGGTCTCGTAAAGTTTGACTTCTTAGGTTTGAGAACCCTTACCATCATTGATTGGGCCGTCGCGATGATCAATGAGCGCGAGGACATTGCATCGCCTGTCGATATCAATCAGATACCGCTTGATGATGGTGCGGTCTATAGTTTGTTGCAAAGCGCAGAGACCACGGCTGTATTTCAGTTGGAAAGCCGAGGTATGAAGGAGCTGATCAAGAGTCTTCGCCCAGACTGTTTTGAAGACATCATCGCTTTAGTGGCCCTGTTCCGGCCGGGGCCACTCCAGTCGGGTATGGTCGAAAACTTCATCGACAGAAAGCACGGTAGAGAGCAGGTTTCCTACCCGGATGCGCAGTATCAGCACGAGTGGTTACAGCCAATATTAGAGCCCACTTACGGCATCATTCTGTATCAAGAGCAGGTGATGCAAATCGCGCAGGAGCTGGCCGGCTACACCCTCGGTGGGGCTGATCTCTTGCGCCGCGCGATGGGTAAGAAAAAGCCCGAGGAGATGGCAAAGCAGCGCTCTGTTTTTGAGGGCGGGGCTAAAGACAAAGGTGTTGATCCAACACTTGCTATGAAGATTTTTGATCTGGTTGAAAAGTTTGCGGGCTATGGCTTTAACAAGTCGCACTCCGCTGCTTATGCATTGGTCAGCTACCAAACAGCTTGGTTGAAGCGGCACTACCCCTCTGAATTCATGGCGGCGGTAATGAGTTCTGAGATTGATAACACAGATAAATTGCTGAGCCTTCGCGATGAATGTAAGCGCATGGGTTTAACCGTTAAAGCCCCTAATGTTCTTGAAGGAAAATTACATTTTTCTGTGAACGCAGACGGCCACATTATTTACGGTCTTGGCGGCATCAAGGGGCTGGGTGAGGGGCCTATTGATGACTTGCTGGAGGCGAGAGGTAACTTGCCTTTTAGTGACCTTTTCGACCTGTGTAGCCGGACTGATCCCAGGAAGGTGAATCGCCGAGCGCTTGAAGCGTTAATAAAGAGCGGGGCCCTTGATGAGCTGGGTGCGGAGCGATCTGTGCTGATGTCAGCGTTGGACGATGCGCTTCGCGCCGCTGAGCAGTCGGCGGCCAATGAGGCAGCCGGCATGGGTGATTTATTTGGTGAGGTTGTTCCCTCCGCAGAAAACGGCGACCCCTATCGCGATCATCGACGTGCGCGTGCTTGGACACTCCGAGATATCCTCGCCGGTGAAAAAGAAAGCTTAGGGAGCTTCCTTAGCGGCCACCCAATGGATGAGTTCCAACAAGAAGTGCGTAAGTTTTCACCCCGTTCGATACGTGAGCTGACGGCAGGCAGTAAACAGTGGGTGGCAGGTTTGATTGTGGACGTTCGACTCGTAAAAACTCAGCGCGGGACCATGGCTGTGCTGCAGCTGGATGACGGGACAGGTCAAATTGAAGCGACGGCCTACAGTGAGGTTTATGAGCAGAATCGTGACTTACTGGTAAAGGATCAAATTGTGCTCGCAGATGGCCGACTGCAAATGGATGACTTTAGAGGGCAGCTTTCTCTGCGTGCTAAATCATTTACAACGCTCGAAGCGGCTCGCAGCTCACGCGTTCGTGAACTTAAAGTCGGGTTGAGCACTGATGCAGTTAAACGTGGGGTTTCGTCTGAACTGAAGCGTGCCTTTTCAGCGCACTCGGGTGACTGTCCAATTGTTGTCGAGTACAAGCAGCCTGCGGGGTCAGCAATGCTGAGATTTGGCGAGCGATGGCGTGTCACACCTACCGATACATTGCTTGATCAGCTTAAAGAGTTGGTTGGACAGGATGCCGTCGAGCTCGTCTACGAGCGTTAG